The following proteins come from a genomic window of Desulfitibacter alkalitolerans DSM 16504:
- the metG gene encoding methionine--tRNA ligase has protein sequence MSNKERFYVTTPIYYPSDRLHIGHALTTTMADTLARYNRLQGKEVWFLTGSDEHGQKIQRKAEDAGLTPIEYVDKIVATFQHLWEQLDIQYDDFIRTSEDRHKEVVQYIFKKIYDKGDIYKSEYEGWYCTPCETFWAQRQLGEEKVCPDCSRPVELLKEESYFFKMGKYAHRLLEFIENNPEFIQPVTRKNEMVNFIKQGLEDLCVSRTTFKWGIPVPIDERHVIYVWFDALTNYISALGYSKENDELFQKFWPSAIHLVGKDIVRFHTIIWPIILMAADIPLPKKVFGHGWLLVGGGKMSKSKGNVVDPLVLVDKYGSDAIRYFLLREMPYGSDGYYSEEVLIERINTDLANDFGNLLSRSTAMINKFCGGSVPIPGKLEAIDEELKKMALELPDKVDKFLDKIQFNGALEEIWKIINRANKYIDETAPWALAKGEDTGERLSTVLYTLIEVIRFVTILIKPFMPKTPDKVWDQLGISDKKEIQTWDSLGQWGLMPAATRINRGEALFPRLDKEEMLQASQAAESTASQPVEERKIEIQPEISIEDFMKVDLRVAEVLEAQKVEKADKLLKLKLKVGNEERTVVAGIAKYYEPEKLVGKKVAFVANLKPAKLRGIMSQGMVLAASDDDGLALLIPDKDMASGSKIK, from the coding sequence ATGAGCAATAAAGAAAGGTTCTATGTAACAACTCCCATCTACTATCCAAGTGACAGGTTACATATTGGCCATGCACTTACTACTACCATGGCAGATACACTAGCCCGCTACAACAGACTCCAGGGCAAAGAGGTTTGGTTTCTCACAGGCTCAGACGAGCATGGGCAGAAAATTCAAAGGAAGGCTGAGGACGCTGGCCTTACTCCTATTGAATATGTAGATAAAATAGTTGCCACCTTTCAACACCTGTGGGAGCAGCTGGATATTCAATATGATGACTTTATTAGAACATCTGAAGACAGGCATAAAGAGGTTGTGCAATACATATTTAAGAAGATTTATGATAAGGGAGACATATATAAATCGGAATATGAAGGCTGGTACTGTACTCCCTGTGAGACATTCTGGGCACAGAGGCAGCTTGGAGAAGAAAAGGTCTGTCCAGATTGTTCAAGACCTGTAGAGCTTTTAAAGGAAGAAAGTTACTTTTTCAAAATGGGCAAGTATGCCCATAGGCTCCTGGAGTTTATAGAAAACAACCCTGAGTTTATACAGCCAGTTACCCGAAAGAACGAAATGGTAAATTTCATCAAACAGGGTCTAGAAGACCTTTGTGTTTCAAGAACCACATTTAAATGGGGCATTCCTGTTCCAATTGACGAAAGGCATGTAATCTATGTTTGGTTTGACGCCCTGACCAATTATATATCAGCCCTGGGGTACTCGAAGGAAAATGACGAGTTGTTCCAAAAGTTCTGGCCAAGTGCCATCCACCTTGTGGGAAAGGATATAGTAAGATTTCATACAATTATCTGGCCAATAATTCTTATGGCAGCAGATATACCCCTGCCCAAAAAAGTCTTTGGCCATGGATGGCTTCTTGTAGGAGGCGGAAAAATGTCCAAATCCAAGGGAAATGTAGTTGATCCCCTTGTGCTGGTAGATAAGTACGGTAGTGATGCTATTCGTTATTTCTTATTGAGAGAAATGCCCTATGGCTCAGATGGCTATTATTCTGAAGAGGTTTTAATTGAAAGAATCAATACTGATTTGGCAAATGATTTTGGCAATTTGCTAAGCAGAAGCACAGCAATGATTAATAAATTCTGTGGTGGCAGTGTTCCTATACCAGGAAAGCTAGAGGCAATAGATGAGGAACTAAAGAAAATGGCTCTAGAGCTCCCAGACAAAGTGGATAAATTCCTGGACAAGATCCAGTTTAACGGTGCATTAGAGGAAATCTGGAAGATTATTAACAGGGCCAACAAATATATTGATGAAACAGCACCATGGGCTCTTGCCAAGGGTGAGGATACAGGGGAAAGGCTAAGTACAGTTCTTTATACATTGATTGAAGTAATTAGATTTGTGACAATTCTAATTAAACCTTTTATGCCAAAAACTCCTGATAAGGTTTGGGATCAATTGGGCATATCTGATAAAAAAGAAATTCAAACCTGGGATAGCTTAGGTCAATGGGGACTTATGCCTGCAGCCACCAGAATAAACAGGGGGGAGGCCCTCTTCCCAAGACTGGATAAGGAGGAAATGCTGCAGGCTTCACAAGCTGCAGAGAGTACAGCATCACAACCAGTTGAAGAAAGGAAAATTGAAATACAACCTGAAATATCCATTGAGGACTTTATGAAGGTAGATCTACGTGTGGCAGAGGTTTTAGAAGCACAAAAGGTTGAAAAGGCGGATAAACTTCTTAAGCTTAAACTAAAGGTGGGTAATGAAGAGAGAACTGTTGTAGCTGGCATAGCCAAATACTATGAACCTGAAAAGCTGGTGGGTAAAAAAGTAGCCTTTGTAGCAAATTTAAAGCCTGCCAAATTAAGGGGCATCATGTCCCAGGGTATGGTTCTGGCTGCTTCTGATGATGATGGGCTGGCCCTATTAATTCCTGATAAAGATATGGCTAGTGGGTCAAAGATAAAATGA
- a CDS encoding 3D domain-containing protein: protein MKYIKERINEKTITYIVFMSLVLIIALGAAFAPKEITIYQGQSVEKVYTTSQNVGEALIELGLEQTEELFVVPGMDAKIVAGMEIHIFNTENIRVYVDGMDENISMPLIDMRYLLSRQGIFLEETDKIDGNIFVEEEKYVKVIRVTTGVIEREVEINFNTVLRPNHELFRGERRILTPGVKGSKLEVVHVTYEDNIPAQKQVLAEEIIQEPRDQIMEFGTKERIQSASRNSVLTENQRIVKEMIVESTAYTHTGNTTFTGIWPYEGVVAVDPRVIPLGTKMYVEGYGYATAADTGGLIKGNIIDVFMDTHEKAVNWGRRQVKIYILE, encoded by the coding sequence ATGAAATACATCAAAGAAAGAATTAATGAAAAAACCATTACGTATATAGTATTTATGAGCCTGGTACTAATAATTGCTCTAGGGGCAGCCTTTGCGCCAAAGGAAATAACTATATATCAAGGACAATCTGTAGAAAAAGTATATACTACCTCGCAAAATGTTGGAGAGGCTTTAATTGAACTAGGACTAGAACAAACAGAGGAGCTATTTGTTGTGCCAGGCATGGATGCAAAAATTGTTGCAGGAATGGAAATTCACATTTTTAATACAGAAAACATACGTGTATATGTCGACGGAATGGATGAAAATATTTCCATGCCACTTATAGATATGAGGTATCTTTTAAGCCGGCAGGGAATATTCTTAGAAGAAACAGACAAAATTGATGGCAACATTTTTGTGGAAGAAGAGAAATATGTTAAGGTTATTCGTGTTACCACAGGAGTAATTGAGCGAGAGGTTGAAATAAACTTTAATACAGTGCTGCGACCAAACCATGAACTCTTTAGAGGGGAAAGAAGGATATTAACACCAGGTGTAAAGGGGTCCAAGCTTGAGGTTGTTCATGTAACCTATGAAGATAATATACCCGCGCAAAAACAGGTTTTAGCTGAGGAAATAATTCAGGAGCCAAGGGACCAAATAATGGAGTTTGGCACAAAGGAAAGAATACAGTCTGCTTCAAGAAATTCTGTTTTAACAGAAAATCAAAGGATTGTAAAAGAAATGATTGTAGAATCAACTGCCTATACACATACAGGAAATACCACATTTACAGGAATATGGCCCTATGAGGGAGTTGTGGCTGTTGATCCCAGGGTTATACCACTGGGGACGAAAATGTATGTAGAAGGTTATGGATATGCTACTGCCGCCGATACAGGGGGCCTAATAAAGGGCAATATAATAGATGTCTTCATGGATACCCATGAAAAAGCAGTTAACTGGGGCCGCCGTCAGGTAAAAATATACATTTTAGAATAA
- a CDS encoding 3D domain-containing protein — protein sequence MGGLKGKIIFSLALIALVVILGFTMEYKSVTIKVDGQEIQSITSKRTVGEVLAYKGIVLQPDDYISESLQAPITAGMTIEIIRSFPVIIEVDSKTIIQHITANTAANILMQAGIELGELDKVTPQLDTEIVQPQRIKVTRVVEQTEVLKEVIPKETEYKEDSNLDKGVTKVVKEGKDGERVLIYHVTVIDGQEDQRVLVEEKILSQPVNRVVAKGVRDRVTIGTVSRSYRTAVTMVATAYTHTGNPTFTGVMPKRGTVAVDPNVIPLGREVFVEGYGLAVAQDIGSSIKGNRIDVFMDTLEEARKWGRKTVKVYILD from the coding sequence ATGGGCGGTTTGAAGGGCAAAATTATTTTTAGCCTTGCATTAATAGCTTTAGTAGTAATACTAGGATTTACAATGGAATATAAAAGCGTAACTATTAAGGTTGATGGACAAGAAATACAGTCTATTACCAGTAAAAGGACAGTGGGAGAGGTTTTAGCATATAAGGGCATTGTATTACAGCCGGATGATTATATTTCTGAAAGCCTGCAGGCTCCCATTACTGCCGGAATGACCATTGAAATTATAAGGTCATTTCCAGTAATTATTGAAGTAGACTCTAAGACCATTATCCAGCATATAACAGCAAATACTGCAGCTAACATATTGATGCAGGCAGGCATTGAACTAGGGGAGCTTGACAAGGTCACACCCCAGCTGGACACAGAAATTGTTCAACCTCAGAGAATAAAGGTAACTCGGGTAGTTGAACAGACGGAGGTTTTAAAGGAAGTAATTCCAAAGGAAACAGAGTATAAAGAGGATTCTAATCTGGATAAGGGAGTTACTAAGGTTGTTAAAGAGGGTAAAGATGGAGAAAGGGTACTCATCTACCATGTAACCGTAATAGATGGGCAAGAGGATCAAAGGGTTTTGGTTGAAGAAAAGATTCTATCCCAACCTGTAAACAGGGTGGTTGCAAAGGGTGTGAGGGACAGGGTAACCATTGGTACTGTGTCTCGAAGCTATAGAACAGCAGTGACCATGGTTGCTACAGCATATACTCATACGGGAAACCCTACCTTTACAGGGGTAATGCCCAAAAGAGGAACTGTAGCAGTTGATCCTAACGTAATACCTTTAGGGCGTGAAGTATTCGTTGAAGGCTATGGACTTGCAGTAGCCCAGGATATTGGGAGCTCCATCAAGGGCAATAGGATTGATGTGTTCATGGATACACTGGAGGAGGCACGCAAGTGGGGACGAAAGACTGTTAAAGTTTATATACTAGACTAA
- a CDS encoding TatD family hydrolase codes for MELFDSHAHLNNEKFAEDLHETVLRAEANQVSYILNVGWDIESSKKAVELAQKYPNQYAAVGIHPHDADTYNPEAEKILEHLAANKKVVAIGETGLDYYRNLSPREVQQEAFKKHISLAKKLNKPLIIHDRDAHQHIMEILKKERASEVGVVLHCFSGSPQMALECVRMGWHISLAGPVTYPNAVKPVQVAQVVPIEKLFIETDCPYLSPQAVRGKRNEPAHVKYVAEKIAQIRKKSIEEIAYHTTENAKRFFRV; via the coding sequence ATGGAACTGTTTGATTCCCATGCCCACTTGAACAACGAAAAGTTTGCTGAGGATTTGCATGAAACAGTCCTAAGGGCTGAGGCAAACCAGGTTTCATATATCCTTAATGTGGGCTGGGATATAGAATCCAGCAAAAAGGCAGTTGAGCTGGCACAAAAATATCCTAACCAGTATGCAGCAGTTGGCATTCATCCCCACGATGCAGATACGTATAACCCTGAAGCTGAAAAAATTCTTGAACACCTTGCTGCTAACAAAAAAGTAGTAGCAATAGGTGAAACTGGTTTAGATTACTACCGAAACCTGTCACCAAGAGAGGTTCAACAAGAAGCTTTTAAGAAGCATATTTCTCTTGCAAAAAAACTTAATAAACCATTAATCATCCACGATAGGGATGCCCATCAACATATAATGGAGATATTGAAAAAGGAAAGGGCGTCTGAAGTAGGAGTAGTGCTGCACTGTTTTTCTGGAAGCCCGCAAATGGCTTTAGAATGTGTAAGAATGGGATGGCATATATCCCTGGCAGGACCAGTGACCTATCCCAATGCAGTCAAACCTGTCCAGGTGGCTCAAGTTGTACCAATAGAAAAGTTATTTATAGAAACTGACTGTCCATATCTGAGTCCTCAAGCTGTACGGGGCAAAAGAAATGAGCCGGCCCATGTTAAATATGTAGCTGAAAAGATAGCCCAGATAAGGAAAAAGTCTATAGAAGAAATAGCTTATCATACAACTGAAAATGCCAAAAGGTTTTTTAGAGTCTAA